The following proteins are co-located in the Pedobacter frigiditerrae genome:
- a CDS encoding sensor histidine kinase, translated as MGDNIYVLIFYSVFGVFLLVTFFLVLYIRNQNMLWQQKKLFQETEIQQQKELLSAVIESQEIERKRIGQDLHDEIGGTLSAIKLMLNAAKNQGSGSEETINQAKQLIDKMMIDVRNLSHDLSPPSLAMFGLYTTIDAFVDLINNTEEIEIIITHDPLIEERLLDEKSELALFRVITQLIANTLKHANATKINISFKPDEQNLHIDYVDNGKGADFSTLNAKKGIGMQNIQSRLQMVNATYVINTKPNEGFKINISCPIQKLTES; from the coding sequence ATGGGCGATAACATCTATGTGCTAATTTTTTACAGCGTATTTGGTGTCTTTTTACTGGTTACCTTTTTCTTGGTGCTCTATATCAGAAACCAAAATATGCTATGGCAGCAAAAGAAACTATTTCAAGAAACTGAAATTCAGCAGCAAAAAGAATTATTAAGTGCAGTAATAGAATCTCAAGAAATTGAGCGCAAGCGTATTGGACAAGACCTACATGATGAAATAGGTGGTACTTTATCTGCCATAAAATTGATGTTAAATGCTGCTAAAAATCAAGGTTCAGGTAGTGAAGAAACCATCAATCAAGCCAAACAGCTTATAGATAAAATGATGATTGATGTGCGTAATTTATCGCATGATTTATCACCTCCTAGCTTGGCCATGTTTGGCCTTTATACAACTATTGATGCCTTTGTTGATTTAATTAATAATACTGAAGAGATAGAAATTATTATTACCCACGACCCTTTAATTGAAGAACGCTTATTGGATGAAAAATCTGAGTTAGCTTTGTTTAGGGTGATTACTCAATTAATTGCCAACACATTGAAACATGCTAATGCCACAAAAATCAACATCAGTTTTAAACCAGATGAACAGAATCTCCATATAGATTATGTGGATAATGGAAAAGGTGCTGACTTTTCAACGTTGAATGCAAAAAAAGGCATTGGGATGCAAAACATCCAAAGTAGGTTACAAATGGTTAATGCCACTTATGTTATAAATACTAAACCGAATGAAGGTTTTAAAATAAACATCAGCTGCCCTATTCAAAAGCTAACTGAATCTTAA